One Methylosarcina fibrata AML-C10 DNA segment encodes these proteins:
- a CDS encoding fused MFS/spermidine synthase, with product MRNFLTVFGRAGLYLTVFLTGASVMVIELLGTRMIAPFYGASLYVWSSLISVTMIALATGYFIGGYWADRARRTGLSLIIALAALLTLFIPWATRTVLLATDPLGLRMGAFASSLVLFLPSLTFLGMVGPFAIKLATSQLEGVGTTSGSIYAVSTLGSVVGTLVLGFYLFPLVGSREILIGAGVLLFLLAIVLSLFEQKRLGKMLTVLPSVLLAAAGLLLLPKVVDAGHQNTRGGQFKIISEQESLYGWVRVIDQPAKDLRMLTSDASMIGAASISSGESRLSYQDIVGLIPAMAPKMSRALIVGLGAGHMAQVLHERYGIAVDTLEIDPAVAAAARDHFGYRIHGQSVIGDARYEIRHLQGKYDLIIHDCFTGGAEPAHLLTVETLRQLKQLLSEQGILAVNFVGFAEGRVNPPLASVAKTIEQVFPHLSIFISEPGVDFNDFIFLAARKPLDLTSPSLLPAQAEWLNRRIFAVDRSPGRILTDNLNPLEHLQIRKSEHYRHFLVDWLGADLLVR from the coding sequence ATGCGCAATTTTCTTACCGTATTTGGGCGAGCCGGGCTGTATCTGACGGTTTTTCTGACCGGGGCCTCGGTCATGGTCATCGAGCTTTTGGGAACGCGGATGATTGCTCCTTTCTATGGCGCCAGCCTGTACGTCTGGTCCTCGCTGATTTCCGTGACGATGATCGCGCTGGCGACCGGTTATTTTATCGGCGGCTATTGGGCCGACCGGGCCAGGCGCACCGGGCTGTCTTTGATCATCGCCCTGGCCGCCTTGCTGACGCTGTTTATTCCCTGGGCCACGCGCACGGTCTTGCTGGCGACCGATCCTTTGGGATTGCGCATGGGCGCCTTTGCCAGCTCGCTGGTGCTGTTTCTGCCCAGCCTGACTTTTCTCGGCATGGTCGGGCCGTTCGCCATCAAGTTGGCCACGTCGCAACTGGAAGGCGTCGGCACCACCTCCGGCTCCATCTATGCGGTCAGTACGCTCGGCAGCGTGGTCGGAACTCTGGTGTTGGGTTTTTATTTGTTCCCTTTGGTGGGTTCCAGGGAAATCCTGATCGGCGCCGGTGTTTTGCTGTTTCTGCTGGCCATCGTTCTGTCCCTGTTTGAACAAAAGCGCCTGGGCAAGATGTTGACGGTATTGCCGAGCGTATTGCTCGCCGCCGCCGGGTTGCTGTTGCTGCCGAAAGTGGTGGATGCCGGGCATCAGAATACCCGCGGCGGCCAATTTAAAATAATCTCCGAGCAGGAAAGTCTGTACGGCTGGGTGCGGGTGATCGATCAGCCCGCGAAGGATCTTAGAATGCTCACCTCGGACGCGTCGATGATCGGCGCGGCCAGTATCAGCAGCGGCGAGAGCCGGCTCAGCTATCAGGACATCGTCGGGCTGATTCCGGCGATGGCGCCGAAAATGTCGCGCGCTCTGATCGTCGGTCTCGGCGCCGGCCACATGGCGCAGGTTCTGCACGAGCGGTACGGCATCGCGGTCGATACTCTCGAAATCGATCCGGCGGTGGCCGCGGCGGCTCGCGATCATTTCGGTTACCGAATTCACGGGCAGTCGGTGATCGGCGATGCCCGCTACGAAATCCGCCATTTACAAGGAAAGTACGATTTGATCATTCACGACTGCTTTACGGGCGGCGCCGAACCCGCGCATCTGTTGACGGTGGAAACCCTGAGACAGTTAAAGCAATTGCTTTCCGAGCAGGGCATTCTCGCCGTAAATTTTGTCGGTTTCGCCGAAGGCCGGGTCAATCCGCCGCTCGCGTCGGTGGCGAAAACCATTGAGCAGGTTTTTCCGCATCTCTCGATCTTTATTTCGGAGCCGGGCGTTGATTTTAACGATTTTATTTTCCTAGCCGCAAGAAAGCCTCTCGACCTTACGTCTCCGTCGCTCCTGCCGGCCCAGGCCGAATGGCTGAACCGGCGGATTTTTGCCGTGGACCGGAGCCCAGGCCGGATTCTGACCGATAATCTCAATCCGCTGGAGCATTTGCAGATACGCAAATCCGAACATTACCGGCACTTTCTGGTCGACTGGCTGGGAGCCGATCTCTTGGTGCGTTAA
- a CDS encoding FAD:protein FMN transferase, whose translation MGSPCDIQLFAETPAQAGQAAEKAIADVHRLEAFYSRYRSDSFLSEINRAAAIGGRIRVDEETAGLLNYAATCHAQSEGLFDVTSGILRQAWKFDQGRLPDPKLISDLLDRVGWHKLKWSPPVLEFTIAGMEIDFGGVVKEYAADRIAALCRAEGIRHGLVNLGGDIKVIGPRADGTPWRIGIRHPRRRDALLETLPLFSGALASSGDYERCIVVDGVRYGHVLNPRTGWPVRALAAVSVVSDLCVVAGSASTIAMLKEEQGPAWLASLGLPHLWVDVNGKTGGSVGASAR comes from the coding sequence ATGGGGTCGCCTTGCGATATCCAGCTTTTCGCCGAAACTCCCGCTCAGGCCGGGCAGGCCGCCGAGAAAGCCATCGCCGACGTCCATCGGCTTGAAGCTTTCTACTCGCGTTACCGCAGCGACAGCTTCCTGTCCGAAATCAACCGGGCAGCGGCCATAGGCGGCCGCATCCGGGTGGACGAAGAAACGGCCGGGCTTTTGAATTACGCCGCCACCTGCCATGCCCAGAGCGAAGGGCTGTTCGACGTCACTTCAGGCATCCTGCGTCAGGCCTGGAAATTCGATCAGGGCAGGCTGCCCGATCCGAAACTCATCAGCGATCTGCTCGACAGGGTAGGCTGGCACAAGCTCAAGTGGTCGCCTCCCGTTCTCGAGTTTACCATTGCCGGCATGGAAATCGATTTCGGAGGCGTGGTCAAGGAATACGCCGCCGACCGGATCGCGGCGCTGTGCCGGGCCGAAGGCATCCGACACGGATTGGTCAATCTCGGCGGCGACATCAAGGTCATCGGACCGCGTGCCGACGGGACGCCCTGGCGAATCGGCATTCGCCATCCCCGCCGCCGGGATGCGCTTCTGGAGACCTTGCCGCTGTTTTCGGGAGCGTTGGCCAGCAGCGGCGACTACGAACGCTGTATCGTCGTCGACGGCGTACGTTACGGCCACGTGCTGAATCCCAGGACCGGCTGGCCGGTGCGGGCGCTGGCCGCGGTCAGCGTGGTGAGCGATTTATGCGTCGTTGCCGGCAGCGCTTCGACCATCGCCATGCTCAAGGAAGAGCAGGGACCCGCCTGGCTTGCAAGCCTTGGGCTGCCTCATTTGTGGGTGGACGTCAACGGAAAAACCGGAGGATCGGTTGGCGCATCGGCAAGGTGA